From a single Kitasatospora sp. NBC_00458 genomic region:
- a CDS encoding GNAT family N-acetyltransferase — translation MRIRPARPDEAGPLSALALRSKGHWGYDAEFLEACRAELTLDPDRIEADRAAVAEEDGRVLGFVTLVGAPPEGELDMLFVEPDAIGRGVGRRLMEHLVSRAEELGFRRVLVVADPNAEPFYAAMGAVRIGVVPSGSIPGRELPLLALTTGPSDG, via the coding sequence ATGCGGATCAGGCCGGCACGACCGGACGAGGCGGGGCCGCTCAGTGCCCTGGCGCTGCGTTCGAAGGGGCACTGGGGCTACGACGCGGAGTTCCTGGAGGCCTGCCGCGCCGAACTCACCCTGGACCCGGACCGGATCGAGGCCGACCGGGCGGCGGTGGCCGAGGAGGACGGCCGGGTGCTGGGCTTCGTCACCCTCGTCGGAGCGCCGCCGGAGGGGGAGTTGGACATGCTCTTCGTCGAACCGGACGCGATCGGCCGGGGCGTCGGCCGCCGGCTGATGGAGCACCTGGTGAGCCGGGCCGAGGAGCTGGGCTTCCGCCGGGTGCTCGTGGTGGCCGACCCGAACGCCGAGCCGTTCTACGCGGCCATGGGCGCCGTCCGGATCGGCGTCGTGCCCTCCGGTTCGATACCGGGCCGTGAACTCCCGCTGCTGGCCCTGACGACGGGGCCGTCGGACGGCTGA
- a CDS encoding spermidine synthase, producing the protein MGRSSRAGRGTDRSRTAPEDQPAATGPGGRTHAQGPLSRPVDSGLAELRPDRDRPAAWSLLVDGAPQSLVDLADPTHLGFEYQRRLGHLIDLVAPPGRPITVLHLGGGALTLARYVAATRPRSRQQVAETDTALTELVRAELPLERGWQVKVRGADARSVLERTPEGSADLVIADVFSGARVPAHCTTVEFTALAARALAPGGWYAVNIADGSALPFARSQVATLGAVFPELCLVADPAVLRGKRFGNLVMAAAHTPLPLAELTRRVASDAALGRVEHGRALADFAAGAAPATDATAAPSPAPPPGVFR; encoded by the coding sequence ATGGGACGAAGCAGCAGGGCCGGCCGCGGCACGGACCGGAGCCGTACCGCGCCGGAGGATCAGCCGGCCGCCACCGGCCCCGGTGGACGGACGCACGCCCAGGGGCCGCTCAGCCGGCCCGTCGACTCGGGGCTCGCCGAGCTCCGCCCCGACCGGGACCGCCCTGCCGCCTGGTCGCTGCTGGTCGACGGTGCGCCGCAGTCCCTGGTCGACCTCGCCGACCCGACCCACCTGGGCTTCGAGTACCAGCGCAGGCTCGGCCACCTGATCGACCTGGTCGCCCCGCCCGGCCGTCCGATCACCGTCCTCCACCTCGGCGGCGGCGCCCTGACCCTGGCGCGCTACGTCGCCGCCACCCGGCCCCGTTCGCGCCAGCAGGTCGCCGAGACCGACACCGCCCTCACCGAGCTGGTCCGCGCCGAACTCCCGCTGGAGCGCGGCTGGCAGGTCAAGGTGCGCGGTGCGGACGCCCGCAGCGTGCTGGAGCGGACGCCCGAGGGCTCCGCCGACCTGGTGATCGCCGACGTCTTCTCCGGCGCCCGGGTGCCCGCGCACTGCACCACCGTCGAGTTCACCGCCCTGGCCGCCCGCGCCCTGGCCCCCGGCGGCTGGTACGCGGTCAACATCGCCGACGGCTCGGCGCTGCCGTTCGCCCGCTCCCAGGTGGCCACCCTCGGCGCGGTGTTCCCCGAGCTCTGCCTGGTCGCCGATCCGGCGGTGCTGCGCGGCAAGCGCTTCGGCAACCTGGTCATGGCCGCCGCCCACACCCCGCTCCCGCTCGCCGAACTGACCCGCAGGGTGGCCTCCGACGCCGCCCTCGGCCGGGTCGAACACGGCCGCGCCCTGGCCGACTTCGCGGCCGGCGCCGCCCCGGCCACCGACGCCACCGCGGCTCCCTCCCCGGCACCGCCCCCGGGCGTCTTCCGCTGA
- a CDS encoding tetratricopeptide repeat protein, translated as MAATPPGKPNRPSPNTVMRALRGDRSPGEFATAVRRAAREIGEHVSCDARYVGRVESGEIRCPNYAYERVFRHMWPDRSLTDLGFAPRTAVRRRPAGSGSSGTGGGDGACPPPALHPPFPPVPAPRTPLSIRLPYAASPYAEPPPPVGVPVPGFAAAPGRPDEPHHSDEENDDVRRRTFLAGGPAALATAAGIDRPGTPLAAVAFVPGRPGTVPPPRKVGAAEALGVEQAVREIRLADDAHGADALFELAGRSLRTAYLLLDACEYSTETERRLQTGAGELAVSVGWLAHDSNRLGDARSFYAEALATARMAGDAALEAHVFCNSAFLARDAGRPREALRAAQAGQAAARRLDSDRLRALLAMREAGGWALLQDRAACERAVTRACLLFDRGPSEADPEWMSFFGEAEIAGLRAQCWSALGDWDRASEQAGLAITLQRPHFVRNRVLYTAELAHDRLGRGDLAGAAEHGSAAVALFDEVGSARIRSMLADTAQRLRRHGTVPEVGRFLAEYDVATAA; from the coding sequence ATGGCAGCCACCCCACCGGGCAAGCCGAACCGCCCGTCACCCAACACCGTGATGCGCGCCCTGCGCGGCGACCGCTCGCCGGGCGAGTTCGCGACGGCCGTGCGGCGGGCGGCCCGCGAGATCGGCGAGCACGTCTCCTGCGACGCCCGCTACGTCGGCCGGGTCGAGTCCGGCGAGATCCGCTGCCCCAACTACGCGTACGAGCGGGTGTTCCGGCACATGTGGCCGGACCGCTCGCTCACCGACCTCGGCTTCGCCCCCCGCACCGCCGTCCGGCGCCGTCCGGCGGGCAGCGGTTCCAGCGGGACCGGGGGCGGGGACGGGGCGTGCCCGCCCCCCGCGCTCCACCCGCCGTTCCCGCCCGTGCCCGCCCCCCGCACACCGCTCTCCATCCGACTCCCGTACGCTGCCTCGCCGTACGCGGAACCGCCCCCACCGGTCGGCGTCCCGGTGCCGGGGTTCGCGGCGGCGCCCGGGAGGCCCGACGAACCGCACCATTCCGACGAGGAGAACGACGACGTGCGTCGCCGTACGTTCCTGGCCGGCGGCCCTGCCGCGCTGGCCACCGCGGCAGGCATCGACCGCCCCGGCACCCCCCTGGCCGCAGTGGCCTTCGTGCCCGGCCGCCCCGGCACCGTCCCGCCGCCCCGCAAGGTCGGCGCGGCCGAGGCGCTCGGCGTCGAACAGGCGGTCCGGGAGATCCGGCTGGCGGACGACGCGCACGGCGCGGACGCCCTGTTCGAGCTCGCCGGACGCTCGCTGCGGACGGCCTACCTGCTGCTCGACGCGTGCGAGTACTCCACCGAGACCGAGCGGAGGCTCCAGACCGGCGCCGGCGAACTGGCCGTCTCGGTCGGCTGGCTGGCGCACGACTCGAACCGGCTGGGGGACGCCCGCTCGTTCTACGCGGAGGCGCTGGCGACCGCCCGGATGGCCGGCGACGCCGCACTGGAGGCGCACGTCTTCTGCAACAGCGCCTTCCTCGCCCGGGACGCCGGCCGCCCCCGCGAGGCCCTGCGGGCCGCCCAGGCCGGGCAGGCAGCGGCCCGGCGGCTCGACTCCGACCGGCTGCGCGCCCTGCTCGCCATGCGCGAGGCCGGCGGCTGGGCCCTGCTGCAGGACCGCGCCGCCTGCGAGCGGGCGGTCACCCGGGCCTGCCTGCTGTTCGACCGCGGCCCCTCCGAGGCGGACCCGGAGTGGATGTCCTTCTTCGGCGAGGCCGAGATCGCCGGCCTGCGGGCCCAGTGCTGGTCCGCCCTCGGGGACTGGGACCGCGCCAGCGAGCAGGCGGGGCTGGCCATAACGCTCCAGAGGCCCCACTTCGTCCGCAACCGGGTGCTGTACACCGCCGAGTTGGCGCACGACCGGCTCGGCCGGGGGGACCTCGCCGGCGCCGCCGAGCACGGGTCGGCCGCCGTCGCGCTGTTCGACGAGGTCGGCTCGGCCCGGATCCGCTCCATGCTGGCGGACACCGCGCAGCGGCTCCGCCGGCACGGCACGGTGCCGGAGGTGGGGCGGTTCCTGGCCGAGTACGACGTGGCGACGGCGGCCTGA
- a CDS encoding histidine phosphatase family protein → MPARILLVRHGETEWSATGRHTGRTDIPLTEEGRAMARALGARLAGAPWNGLPDALVYTSPLDRAKETCALAGLGDRAVERPELLEWDYGQYEGRTGADIRAADHPGWLIWRDGVPGGEKLSDVAARVDSLLADLNETHGVPHPDTTVMHCADRDVVLFAHGHLLRILTARWLGLPPEYAQRFKLGTAALCVLSWEYGAPAVEVWNDLGHLEGLKH, encoded by the coding sequence ATGCCCGCCCGAATCCTGCTGGTCCGCCACGGCGAGACCGAGTGGTCCGCCACCGGCCGCCACACCGGCCGTACCGACATCCCGCTGACCGAGGAGGGCCGGGCGATGGCCCGGGCGCTCGGTGCCCGACTGGCCGGGGCCCCCTGGAACGGTCTGCCCGACGCCCTCGTCTACACCAGCCCGCTGGACCGCGCCAAGGAGACCTGCGCGCTGGCCGGGCTCGGCGACCGCGCCGTGGAGCGCCCCGAACTGCTGGAGTGGGACTACGGACAGTACGAGGGCCGGACCGGCGCCGACATCCGTGCCGCCGACCACCCCGGCTGGCTGATCTGGCGCGACGGCGTGCCCGGCGGCGAGAAGCTCTCCGACGTCGCGGCCCGGGTGGACTCCCTCCTCGCCGACCTCAACGAGACCCACGGCGTGCCGCACCCGGACACCACCGTGATGCACTGCGCCGACCGCGACGTGGTGCTCTTCGCCCACGGCCACCTGCTGCGCATCCTGACCGCGCGCTGGCTGGGCCTGCCGCCCGAGTACGCCCAGCGGTTCAAGCTCGGCACCGCCGCGCTCTGCGTCCTCTCCTGGGAGTACGGCGCGCCGGCGGTCGAGGTCTGGAACGACCTCGGGCACCTGGAGGGCCTGAAGCACTGA